The following proteins are encoded in a genomic region of Primulina huaijiensis isolate GDHJ02 chromosome 3, ASM1229523v2, whole genome shotgun sequence:
- the LOC140972920 gene encoding protein argonaute 1A-like has translation MVRKRRTDLPGAGETSEPRESGEGRGAVQRPPAQHPIQQQGGYQGGGRGFGQPRGGYGGRGSRMSPQQQYHGGPPEYQQGRGGQQYQRGGSQSQSRGGYIAGRGSEAPSVVEPSRPPAPELHQATQSPYQAPMISEPIPYGMPTPGGPSSSSESPDPTNLELPEQFQSLSVLSEQPTSQEMQPASSKAMRFPLRPGKGSYGIKCMVKANHFFAELPDKDLHQYDVSISPEVTSRGFNRAVMEQLVKLYRESHLGKRLPAYDGRKSLYTAGPLPFTSKEFKITLTDEDDGPGSARRERLFTVVIKFAARADLHHLGMFLQGRQADAPQEALQVLDIVLRELPTSRYSPVGRSFYSPDLGRRQPLGEGLESWRGFYQSIRPTQMGLSLNIDMSSTAFIEPLPVIDFVTQLLNMDVYARPLSDSDRVKIKKALRGVKVEVTHRGNMRRKYRISGLTSQATRELTFPVDENGTLKSVVQYFQETYGFVIQHTQWPCLQVGNTQRPNYLPMEVCKIVEGQRYSKRLNERQITALLKVTCQRPQERESDILRTVHHNAYAEDPYAKEFGIKISEKLAQVEARVLPAPWLKYHDSGREKDCLPEVGQWNMMNKRMVNGGTVNNWIGINFARGIKDTTAHSFCHELAQMCSVSGMAFNPEPVLPVITGRPDQVERVLKTRFHDVMTKLLPHGKELDLLIVILPDNNGSLYGDLKRICETELGIVSQCCLQKHVYKMSKQYLANVSLKINVKVGGRNTVLRDAISRRIPLVSDCPTIIFGADVTHPHPGEDSSPSIAAVVASQDWPEVTKYAGLVCAQAHRQELIQDLYKTWQDPAKGVMHGGMIRELLISFRKATGQKPQRIIFYRDGVSEGQFYQVLLHELDAIRKACASLEPNYQPTVTFVVVQKRHHTRLFAHNHNDRQAVDRSGNILPGTVVDSKICHPTEFDFYLCSHAGIQGTSRPAHYHVLWDENKFTADGLQSLTNNLCYTYARCTRSVSIVPPAYYAHLAAFRARFYMEPETSDSGSMTSGMAASRGGASTSGGARSTRVPGGNAAVRPLPQLRENVKRVMFYC, from the exons GAATGTCTCCACAGCAGCAGTATCATGGTGGGCCTCCCGAATATCAGCAGGGTCGGGGTGGTCAGCAATATCAACGAGGAGGGTCACAGTCTCAAAGCCGCGGTGGATATATAGCTGGTCGTGGTTCTGAGGCACCTTCTGTGGTTGAGCCATCTAGGCCACCAGCTCCCGAGCTGCACCAAGCTACCCAGTCTCCATATCAAGCCCCAATGATTTCTGAGCCTATTCCATATGGAATGCCGACCCCTGGAGGCCCTAGCTCCTCTTCCGAGTCACCTGATCCGACTAATTTGGAACTCCCCGAGCAATTTCAGTCTCTTTCTGTCCTGTCTGAACAGCCTACAAGCCAAGAAATGCAGCCAGCTTCTAGCAAGGCCATGCGGTTCCCCCTGAGGCCAGGCAAGGGTAGTTATGGTATCAAGTGTATGGTGAAGGCCAACCACTTCTTCGCTGAGCTTCCAGATAAGGACCTTCACCAATATGAT GTGTCAATTTCACCTGAAGTCACATCCCGCGGTTTTAATCGTGCTGTGATGGAGCAGTTGGTGAAGCTGTATCGGGAATCTCACCTAGGAAAGAGACTTCCCGCATATGATGGAAGAAAGAGTCTTTACACTGCTGGGCCTCTTCCTTTTACTTCGAAGGAGTTCAAAATCACCCTTACTGATGAAGACGATGGTCCAGGCAGTGCCAG GCGAGAAAGGTTGTTTACAGTGGTGATCAAGTTTGCTGCACGCGCCGACTTGCATCATTTAGGCATGTTTTTACAGGGAAGGCAAGCCGATGCACCTCAAGAAGCTCTTCAGGTTCTGGACATTGTTCTTCGGGAACTGCCCACCTCTCG GTATTCTCCTGTAGGCCGATCTTTCTATTCCCCTGATTTAGGCAGAAGGCAACCTTTGGGTGAAGGGCTAGAAAGCTGGCGTGGTTTCTACCAAAGTATTCGTCCCACTCAGATGGGACTGTCACTTAATATAG ATATGTCATCAACTGCTTTTATTGAACCACTACCAGTGATAGATTTTGTCACCCAGCTTCTGAACATGGACGTTTATGCTAGACCATTGTCGGACTCTGACCGTGTGAAG ATAAAGAAAGCACTAAGAGGAGTAAAGGTGGAAGTCACTCATCGAGGAAATATGCGCAGGAAGTACCGCATCTCTGGGTTGACATCACAAGCTACACGGGAACTAAC ATTTCCGGTTGATGAAAATGGTACGCTGAAATCCGTGGTTCAATACTTTCAAGAGACTTATGGATTTGTCATTCAGCATACTCAGTGGCCTTGTCTACAAGTTGGAAATACTCAGAGGCCTAATTATTTGCCAATGGAG GTGTGTAAGATTGTAGAAGGCCAGCGATATTCTAAGAGGTTGAATGAGAGACAGATTACTGCACTGCTCAAAGTGACGTGCCAGCGTCCCCAGGAGAGGGAGTCTGACATACTTCGG ACTGTACATCATAATGCATATGCTGAAGACCCTTATGCTAAGGAGTTTGGGATTAAAATAAGTGAAAAGCTGGCTCAGGTTGAAGCTCGTGTTTTGCCTGCTCCCTGG CTCAAATATCATGATTCGGGTCGGGAGAAGGATTGTCTGCCTGAGGTTGGGCAGTGGAACATGATGAATAAG AGGATGGTGAATGGTGGCACTGTTAACAATTGGATTGGTATCAACTTTGCTCGCGGTATAAAAGACACAACGGCTCATAGTTTCTGTCACGAGCTTGCTCAAATGTGCAGCGTTTCTGGAATG gCTTTCAATCCTGAACCTGTCTTGCCAGTTATTACTGGTCGTCCTGATCAGGTGGAAAGAGTTTTAAAAACTAGGTTTCATGATGTCATGACAAAACTGCTGCCCCATGGGAAGGAACTTGACTTGCTAATTGTTATATTACCAGACAATAATGGTTCTCTTTATG GTGACCTGAAGCGGATATGCGAAACAGAACTTGGTATTGTTTCTCAATGCTGTTTGCAGAAGCATGTCTACAAGATGAGTAAACAGTACCTTGCCAACGTGTCTCTGAAGATAAATGTCAAGGTTGGAGGGAGAAACACTGTATTGCGCGACGCAATTTCTAGACGTATACCCCTTGTCAGTGATTGTCCTACAATCATATTTGGCGCCGACGTTACTCATCCCCATCCAGGAGAGGATTCTAGCCCATCAATTGCGGCT GTTGTTGCTTCCCAGGATTGGCCAGAAGTCACCAAATATGCTGGTTTGGTTTGTGCGCAAGCACATAGGCAAGAGCTTATTCAGGATTTGTATAAAACCTGGCAGGATCCTGCCAAAGGGGTTATGCATGGTGGCATGATAAG GGAACTGCTCATCTCTTTCCGCAAAGCGACTGGACAGAAACCACAGCGGATCATTTTCTATAG GGATGGTGTCAGCGAAGGGCAGTTCTATCAAGTCTTGCTTCATGAGCTTGATGCAATCCGCAAG GCATGTGCATCTTTGGAGCCAAACTATCAGCCGACGGTCACCTTTGTTGTGGTCCAGAAGCGGCATCATACCAGGTTGTTTGCCCATAACCACAATGACAGACAGGCAGTTGATCGGAGCGGAAACATACTCCCTG GTACTGTTGTTGACTCAAAGATCTGCCACCCCACTGAGTTTGACTTCTACCTTTGTAGCCATGCAGGGATACAG GGTACTAGTCGCCCAGCTCATTACCACGTGCTGTGGGATGAAAACAAGTTTACTGCTGATGGTCTTCAGTCTCTCACTAATAACCTTTGTTATAC GTATGCAAGATGCACACGCTCTGTTTCAATAG TGCCTCCTGCGTACTACGCACATCTTGCTGCTTTTCGGGCTCGTTTCTATATGGAGCCAGAAACATCGGATAGCGGCTCTATGACTAGTGGTATGGCCGCCAGTCGTGGTGGTGCTAGTACAAGTGGTGGTGCAAGGAGTACAAGGGTTCCAGGGGGCAACGCTGCAGTGAGACCTCTGCCACAGCTTAGAGAGAATGTGAAAAGGGTTATGTTCTATTGTTGA
- the LOC140972052 gene encoding ABC transporter G family member STR-like, giving the protein MARFARKDTNRSLECLLDLDKTSQGGNKNVVKQPTRKLIPGHGLEFKNLSYSVTKKIKKDGVWIAKEAYLLNDISGQAIRGEILAILGPSGAGKSTLLDALAGRIAQGSLEGSVRIDGKQVTTSYMKMISSYTMQDDQLFPMLTVFETFMFAAEVRLPPSISTNEKKKRVVELLDQLGLTSVCHTYIGNDATRGVSGGEKRRVSIGIDIIHKPPLLFLDEPTSGLDSTSAFSVIEKVRDIARGGSMVLLTIHQPSSRIQMLLDRITVLAKGRLMYTGSPTALSSYLTGFSRPVPDGENSLEYLLDVIKEYDESTIGLDPLILYQRDGIKPDEVAKTPIQKPPKKPKLPLTPHVRSPWSKHLSLHSNQFSSGNMTPQANSAKFNYTDDDDEFDNSLERSSKNLRTPMSIHSGAGNPRLASHFYKDLPVWLYQGVRGTPQRPPTWTPARTPRQTPAMTPMSSSRSYISNHHLTKTKAPVASTQGPNSLPTSYEELDIAEEVLDEPENMQKFANPWLREVMVLSWRTALNVIRTPELFLSREIVLTVMALVLSSLFKNLHNYDFKTIKRLLNFYIFSICLVFFSSNDAVPTFIQERFIFIRETSHNSYRASSYVISSLIVYLPFFAIQGLTFAGITRSILRLRSSIIYFWLILYASLITTNAYVMLVSALVPSYITGYAVVIATTALFFLTCGFFLKPSQIPKYWQWLHYISAIKYPFEALLINEFKSSNCYKGNEQELSPGPLGDLKISRLHNTTSETLQEDCKLIGEDVLFTMDIHKIESIWIDIGILLAWGVLYRLFFYVVLRFHSKNQRK; this is encoded by the exons atgGCAAGATTTGCTCGTAAAGACACGAACCGGAGCCTTGAGTGCTTGCTAGACTTGGATAAAACCTCACAGGGGGGAAACAAAAACGTAGTAAAGCAGCCTACTCGAAAGCTCATACCGGGACATGGCCTTGAGTTCAAGAACTTGTCTTACTCCGTCACgaagaaaataaagaaagatGGTGTTTGGATTGCAAAAGAAGCTTATCTTCTCAATGACATTTCGGGGCAGGCAATCAGAGGTGAAATCTTAGCTATCTTAGGGCCAAGTGGAGCTGGAAAATCAACGCTACTTGATGCTTTAGCCGGCCGTATTGCTCAGGGAAGTCTTGAAGGATCTGTCAGGATAGATGGTAAACAG GTGACAACAAGCTATATGAAGATGATTTCTTCTTATACCATGCAAGATGATCAACTCTTCCCCATGCTGACGGTTTTCGAGACATTCATGTTTGCAGCGGAAGTGAGGCTTCCACCTTCGATATCCACTAATGAAAAGAAGAAACGTGTTGTCGAGCTGCTCGATCAACTCGGTTTGACA AGTGTATGTCATACGTACATCGGCAACGATGCGACTCGAGGGGTCTCTGGTGGAGAGAAGAGGAGGGTGTCAATTGGTATCGACATAATCCACAAACCACCACTGCTGTTTCTTGATGAGCCAACCTCAGGTCTCGATTCTACAAGTGCTTTTAGTGTAATCGAAAAGGTGAGGGACATCGCCCGAGGGGGAAGCATGGTTCTTTTGACTATCCATCAACCTTCTTCCCGGATCCAAATGCTCCTGGACCGTATCACTGTCCTTGCAAA GGGTAGACTGATGTATACAGGAAGTCCAACTGCTCTGTCTTCATACCTTACTGGATTTTCGAGGCCTGTTCCGGATGGTGAGAACAGCCTAGAATACCTCCTCGATGTAATCAAAGAGTACGATGAATCGACTATTGGACTCGATCCACTCATTCTCTATCAACGCGATGGCATCAAACCAGATGAAGTTGCAAAAACTCCTATTCAAAAACCACCAAAAAAGCCTAAACTCCCCCTCACACCCCATGTGAGGAGCCCCTGGAGTAAGCACTTGAGCCTACATAGCAACCAGTTTTCGAGTGGAAACATGACACCTCAAGCAAACTCTGCAAAATTCAATTAcactgatgatgatgatgaatttGACAATTCCCTTGAAAGAAGCAGCAAGAATCTTCGTACGCCAATGAGCATTCATAGCGGAGCTGGCAATCCTCGGTTAGCTTCTCATTTCTATAAAGACTTGCCAGTTTGGCTCTACCAGGGTGTTAGGGGTACACCACAACGTCCCCCAACCTGGACTCCAGCACGAACACCACGACAAACTCCAGCAATGACACCGATGTCCAGTTCAAGAAGTTATATTTCCAATCATCATCTTACTAAAACAAAGGCCCCAGTGGCCTCCACCCAAGGACCTAATTCACTCCCCACTTCTTATGAAGAACTTGACATTGCAGAGGAGGTTCTTGACGAACCGGAGAACATGCAGAAATTTGCCAACCCTTGGCTCCGGGAGGTTATGGTCCTTTCCTGGCGTACTGCACTCAATGTGATTCGAACCCCGGAGCTTTTCCTATCAAGAGAGATCGTCTTGACCGTAATGGCTCTTGTTCTATCGTCCCTCTTCAAGAATCTCCACAACTACGACTTCAAAACAATCAAACGTCTCCTGAATTTCTACATCTTCTCCATCTGCCTCGTCTTTTTTTCTTCCAATGATGCTGTCCCAACTTTCATCCAAGAAAGATTCATCTTCATCCGAGAAACGTCGCATAACTCGTACCGTGCTTCATCTTATGTCATCTCATCCCTCATCGTCTACCTCCCGTTTTTCGCAATTCAAGGCCTCACATTTGCAGGAATAACTCGATCCATACTACGTCTCCGAAGTAGTATAATCTACTTTTGGTTGATTCTCTATGCTTCTCTAATAACCACCAATGCTTACGTGATGCTGGTGAGTGCACTGGTTCCAAGTTACATCACTGGTTATGCAGTAGTGATTGCTACAACAGCTCTCTTCTTCTTGACTTGTGGATTTTTCTTGAAACCATCCCAAATTCCGAAATATTGGCAATGGCTGCATTATATCTCCGCAATCAAATACCCTTTTGAGGCATTGTTAATAAATGAATTCAAGAGCTCGAATTGTTACAAGGGTAACGAGCAGGAGTTGTCGCCCGGTCCCTTGGGAGATCTGAAGATCAGTAGATTGCATAACACAACATCTGAAACATTGCAAGAAGACTGCAAATTGATTGGTGAAGATGTGTTGTTCACAATGGATATCCACAAGATTGAGAGTATATGGATTGACATAGGCATCTTGTTGGCTTGGGGAGTTCTTTATAGGCTCTTTTTCTATGTGGTTCTTAGATTTCATTCCAAGAATCagagaaaatga